A stretch of the Oxyura jamaicensis isolate SHBP4307 breed ruddy duck chromosome 4, BPBGC_Ojam_1.0, whole genome shotgun sequence genome encodes the following:
- the SPRY1 gene encoding protein sprouty homolog 1, which produces MEPQSQHGSGGSLVVIQQPSLDSRQRLDYERESQPTTILSLDQIKAIRGSNEYTEGPSVVKKAGPRTAPRQEKHERTHEIIPINVNNNYEHRPSHVGHVAHQHNARAPVLSRSTSTGSAASSGSNSSASSEQGLLGRSPPSRPGSGHRSDRTIRTQPKQSSLIVDDLKGPLKEDLTQHKFICEQCGKCKCGECTAPRALPSCLACNRQCLCSAESMVEYGTCMCLVKGIFYHCSNDDEGDSYADNPCSCSQSHCCSRYLCMGAMSLFLPCLLCYPPAKGCLKLCRGCYDRVNRPGCRCKNSNTVYCKLESCPSRGQGKPS; this is translated from the coding sequence ATGGAGCCCCAAAGTCAACATGGCAGCGGTGGTTCGTTAGTAGTGATTCAGCAGCCCTCTTTGGACAGCCGGCAGCGGTTGGACTATGAAAGAGAGAGCCAGCCAACAACGATCCTGTCGCTGGACCAGATCAAGGCCATCAGGGGCAGCAATGAGTACACCGAAGGTCCATCTGTGGTGAAAAAAGCTGGTCCGCGGACAGCACCGAGGCAAGAGAAGCATGAAAGGACTCATGAAATTATACCGATTAATGTGAATAATAATTACGAACACAGACCCAGTCACGTGGGACATGTGGCACATCAGCATAACGCGAGGGCCCCGGTCTTGAGCAGATCAACGAGCACGGGGagtgcagccagctctgggagCAACAGCAGCGCCTCTTCAGAGCAAGGACTGCTGGGCCGGTCGCCTCCATCCAGGCCGGGTTCAGGCCACAGGTCCGACCGGACAATCCGGACGCAGCCCAAGCAGTCGTCTCTGATTGTAGATGATCTGAAGGGTCCTCTGAAAGAGGACTTGACACAGCACAAGTTTATCTGCGAACAGTGTGGGAAGTGCAAATGTGGTGAATGCACAGCCCCGAGGGCCCTTCCTTCCTGCTTGGCCTGCAACCGGCAGTGCTTGTGCTCTGCGGAGAGCATGGTGGAGTACGGCACCTGCATGTGCTTGGTCAAAGGGATCTTCTACCACTGTTCGAACGACGATGAAGGGGACTCATACGCGGATaatccctgctcctgctcccagtCACATTGCTGTTCTAGGTACCTGTGCATGGGAGCAATGTCCTTGTTTTTGCCTTGCTTGCTCTGCTACCCTCCTGCAAAAGGATGCCTCAAACTGTGTCGAGGGTGTTACGACCGTGTCAATCGTCCAGGCTGCCGATGCAAGAACTCCAACACTGTCTATTGTAAACTGGAGAGCTGCCCCTCTCGGGGTCAGGGCAAGCCCTCATGA